A single window of Pseudomonas lijiangensis DNA harbors:
- a CDS encoding phage holin family protein has translation MSLGPESGSPKADQGSSPRRLGAAFLGLLHSHVELFGIELQEQKARTLSLLLFAGLALVFALLLLTGLSALLLIILWDSYRLAGIIGLCSFYFLAAVFCALRLKEAIFDESSPFSATLEELANDRERLMP, from the coding sequence ATGAGCCTCGGACCTGAATCAGGGTCGCCCAAGGCGGACCAGGGCTCTTCACCGCGGCGCCTGGGCGCTGCATTTCTCGGTTTGCTGCACAGCCATGTCGAACTGTTCGGGATCGAGTTGCAGGAACAGAAAGCCCGCACCTTGAGCCTGTTGCTGTTCGCAGGACTGGCGCTGGTATTCGCCCTGCTGCTGTTGACCGGATTGTCGGCACTGCTCCTGATCATTCTGTGGGACAGCTATCGCCTGGCCGGCATCATTGGCCTGTGCTCGTTCTATTTCCTGGCGGCAGTGTTCTGCGCATTGCGCTTGAAAGAAGCAATCTTCGACGAGTCTTCGCCTTTCAGCGCGACCCTCGAAGAACTGGCCAACGACCGTGAGCGACTGATGCCATGA
- a CDS encoding EAL domain-containing protein gives MEGQPLACFQPFIDTATGRIAGVEALGRIRKENGQLESVGPLFSDPKVPAAGLRRLDRLIRDNALSRLHEAPDDWFLSLNISPRWISRLRPGQALPSLDQLHRHNVPPERIVFEITELGGDSQCLTDVVARYREAGARIAIDDFGAGYSQLDRVLSLQPDILKLDMRLFQAAARGGPSSDVVKALALMAEKTGCWIIAEGVETEAELNFALECGSRYVQGYLFAKGELDFFAADTFVTQFAELRDRYVLQKVAERARLMVLRQQLTQLMHLLQRWAENRLPVSELPQVQDYPWLLRFYQCDRHGTQLTPNLEWLKGAWHADARYLGHNWSWRPYFYHLLAEGWDERRLTLSNTYRDATSNQYCLTAGQFFDNGNRLLLIDIDAAGL, from the coding sequence GTGGAAGGGCAACCCCTTGCCTGCTTTCAACCATTCATCGATACCGCTACCGGACGCATTGCCGGTGTTGAAGCTCTGGGAAGAATTCGTAAGGAAAACGGCCAGCTGGAATCGGTCGGTCCGCTTTTCTCCGACCCGAAAGTGCCTGCTGCCGGTCTGCGTCGTCTTGACCGGCTGATCCGGGACAACGCCCTGAGCCGCCTGCATGAAGCGCCCGATGACTGGTTTCTGAGCCTGAATATCTCGCCCCGATGGATCAGCCGTCTTCGACCCGGACAAGCCCTCCCCAGCCTCGATCAGTTGCATCGACACAACGTTCCTCCCGAGCGCATCGTGTTTGAAATAACCGAACTGGGCGGTGACAGTCAGTGCCTGACCGATGTCGTCGCACGCTATCGCGAGGCCGGGGCCCGTATCGCCATTGACGACTTCGGTGCCGGGTACTCGCAACTGGACCGCGTCCTGTCGCTGCAGCCGGACATTCTCAAACTCGACATGCGCCTGTTCCAGGCCGCAGCGCGGGGTGGCCCGAGCAGTGATGTGGTCAAGGCGCTGGCCCTGATGGCAGAAAAGACCGGGTGCTGGATCATTGCCGAAGGTGTGGAAACCGAGGCCGAACTGAATTTCGCCCTGGAATGCGGCTCGCGCTATGTGCAGGGTTATCTGTTCGCCAAGGGAGAGCTGGACTTTTTTGCCGCAGACACCTTCGTCACACAATTTGCCGAACTGCGAGACCGTTACGTCCTGCAGAAGGTCGCAGAACGTGCCCGGCTGATGGTGCTGCGCCAGCAACTGACGCAACTGATGCATCTGCTGCAACGCTGGGCCGAAAACAGACTGCCGGTCAGCGAATTGCCGCAGGTGCAGGACTATCCGTGGCTGCTGCGTTTCTATCAATGTGACCGGCACGGCACTCAACTCACGCCAAACCTGGAGTGGCTCAAGGGTGCCTGGCACGCCGACGCCCGCTATCTGGGGCACAACTGGTCCTGGCGACCTTATTTCTATCACCTTCTGGCAGAAGGCTGGGACGAACGCAGGCTGACCCTGTCCAACACCTATCGAGACGCCACCAGCAACCAGTATTGCCTGACTGCCGGGCAGTTCTTCGACAATGGCAATCGCCTTCTGCTGATCGATATCGATGCCGCCGGGCTGTGA
- a CDS encoding deoxyguanosinetriphosphate triphosphohydrolase produces MDWQTLLNRERLGKPLHSPEELGRSPFHKDHDRIIFSGAFRRLGRKTQVHPVSSNDHIHTRLTHSLEVSCVGRSLGMRVGETLRSALPDWCDPSDLGMVVQSACLAHDIGNPPFGHSGEDAIRNWFNQAARRGWLDAMSETERNDFLNFEGNAQGFRVLTQLEYHQFDGGTRLTYATLGTYLKYPWTARHADSLGYKKHKFGCYQSELPILEQIAHKLGLPQLEDQRWARHPLVYLMEAADDICYALIDLEDGLEMDLLDYAEVESLLLGLVGDDLPETYRQLGPGDSRRRKLAILRGKAIEHLTNAAARAFVEQQDALLAGTLPGDLVEHMHGPAKRCVLNAKDMARKKIFQDKRKTLHEIGAYTTLEILLNAFCGAAVEQFGGRAPSFKNRRILDLLGNNAPDPKAPLHTSFLRMIDFIAGMTDSYATEMAREMTGRSGQI; encoded by the coding sequence TTGGATTGGCAGACCCTGCTTAACCGCGAACGACTCGGCAAGCCGCTGCATAGCCCTGAAGAACTGGGCCGCAGCCCTTTCCACAAAGACCATGACCGCATCATCTTCTCGGGCGCCTTCCGACGTCTGGGACGCAAGACACAAGTCCACCCGGTTTCGAGCAACGACCATATCCATACGCGCCTGACCCACTCCCTGGAAGTCAGTTGCGTCGGACGCTCTCTGGGCATGCGCGTCGGTGAAACCCTGCGCAGCGCCCTGCCCGACTGGTGCGACCCCAGCGATCTGGGCATGGTGGTGCAGTCAGCCTGTCTGGCCCATGACATCGGCAATCCACCGTTCGGCCACTCCGGTGAAGACGCGATCCGCAACTGGTTCAATCAGGCTGCCCGGCGTGGCTGGCTCGATGCGATGAGTGAAACCGAGCGCAACGACTTCCTCAACTTCGAAGGCAACGCCCAGGGCTTTCGCGTCCTGACCCAGCTGGAATATCACCAGTTCGACGGCGGCACCCGTCTGACCTACGCCACGCTGGGGACTTACCTCAAATACCCGTGGACGGCCCGGCATGCCGATTCTCTGGGTTACAAGAAGCACAAGTTCGGCTGCTACCAGAGCGAACTGCCGATCCTTGAGCAGATCGCCCATAAACTGGGCCTGCCGCAACTCGAAGATCAGCGCTGGGCACGCCATCCGCTGGTATACCTGATGGAGGCCGCCGATGACATCTGTTATGCCCTGATCGATCTGGAAGACGGCCTGGAAATGGACCTGCTGGACTACGCCGAGGTGGAGTCACTGCTGCTGGGCCTGGTGGGCGACGATCTGCCCGAAACCTATCGCCAGCTCGGCCCCGGCGACTCGCGCCGACGCAAACTGGCCATTCTGCGCGGCAAGGCCATCGAGCACCTGACCAATGCCGCTGCCCGCGCCTTCGTCGAACAGCAGGACGCCCTGCTGGCAGGCACGCTTCCCGGCGATCTGGTGGAGCACATGCACGGTCCGGCAAAACGCTGTGTGCTGAACGCCAAGGACATGGCGCGCAAGAAGATTTTCCAGGACAAGCGCAAGACGCTGCATGAAATCGGTGCCTACACCACGCTGGAAATCCTGCTCAATGCGTTCTGCGGCGCAGCTGTCGAACAGTTCGGAGGACGTGCGCCTTCGTTCAAGAACCGGCGCATCCTTGACCTGCTGGGCAACAACGCACCCGATCCCAAAGCGCCTCTGCACACCTCGTTTCTGCGCATGATCGACTTCATCGCCGGCATGACCGACAGCTACGCCACCGAAATGGCCAGGGAAATGACTGGCCGCTCCGGGCAGATATAG
- a CDS encoding response regulator translates to MFKNDLRILLVEDHPFQLIATQILLNNQGYFLLTPALNALEAMAAMERSPQPYDLILCDQCLPEQMGFDLIDQAYKQGFIRHAIVLSGLDPAHLHELEQQALARGIPLLGCLSKPLHGPDLSSLLAKLPARS, encoded by the coding sequence ATGTTTAAAAACGACTTGCGAATCCTGCTGGTAGAGGATCACCCTTTTCAACTGATCGCCACCCAGATCCTGCTGAACAATCAAGGATACTTCCTGCTGACGCCAGCCCTGAACGCCCTGGAGGCCATGGCCGCCATGGAGCGCAGCCCGCAACCCTACGACCTGATCCTCTGCGACCAGTGTCTCCCCGAGCAAATGGGCTTCGACCTGATCGATCAGGCCTATAAACAGGGCTTCATCCGGCATGCCATCGTCCTCAGTGGCCTTGACCCGGCGCACCTGCATGAACTGGAGCAGCAGGCCCTTGCACGCGGAATCCCTCTGCTGGGCTGCCTGAGCAAACCCCTTCATGGTCCTGATCTTTCCAGCCTGCTGGCCAAGCTGCCTGCCAGAAGCTGA
- a CDS encoding response regulator transcription factor encodes MNSVFIIDDHPVIRLAVRMLLENENYEVVGETDNGVDAMQMVRECMPDLIILDISIPKLDGLEVLARFNSMGLSSKILVLTSQTPNIFAIRCMQSGAAGYVCKQEDLSELLSSVKAVLSGYNYFPSQALTPAVREDGQPSEIELFKLVNDRELMVLQLFAQGRSNKEIAKGMFLSNKTVSTYKTRLMQKLKTKTLVELIEMAKRNALV; translated from the coding sequence ATGAACTCAGTTTTTATCATCGACGATCATCCCGTTATTCGCCTGGCCGTCAGGATGCTGTTGGAAAACGAAAACTATGAAGTGGTCGGCGAAACAGATAACGGTGTGGATGCCATGCAGATGGTCCGCGAATGCATGCCTGACCTGATCATCCTCGACATCAGCATCCCCAAGCTCGATGGCCTGGAAGTACTGGCCCGCTTCAACAGCATGGGCCTGTCATCGAAGATTCTGGTGCTGACCTCGCAAACTCCGAACATATTCGCCATTCGCTGCATGCAATCCGGTGCTGCCGGCTATGTCTGCAAACAGGAAGACCTGAGCGAACTGCTGAGTTCTGTAAAAGCGGTATTATCCGGCTACAATTACTTTCCCAGTCAGGCACTGACTCCGGCCGTTCGCGAAGATGGGCAGCCCAGCGAAATAGAACTCTTCAAGCTGGTGAATGATCGCGAATTGATGGTACTGCAATTATTTGCCCAGGGCCGTTCCAACAAGGAAATTGCCAAGGGCATGTTCCTCAGCAACAAGACCGTCAGTACTTACAAGACACGACTCATGCAAAAGCTGAAAACCAAGACCTTGGTAGAACTTATCGAGATGGCAAAACGCAACGCGCTAGTGTGA
- a CDS encoding transporter substrate-binding domain-containing protein: MPKRLKNFLILATSICLGWGTYTNLEAADHYTLLGRSNPAHMDVKLDAAQWQWVRSKRELILGTSAPDYPPFDITISGNDYEGITADYASIISRALDLPLKVQRFENREAAMNALITGQIDLLGSANGFEAMDRSIRLSTPYAVDQPVLLVRTGDTRSLTDGLKGMRLSMVYHYLPLADVKALYPEAILQTYPSFQNAINAVAFNQADVFLGDTISTQYIINKGYLNNVKMASFGKHEANGFSFATNHENTQLLDIVNQTLKAIPVDERIDISKRWGAGSDMLLTDQKLQLTQREERWITRHPTVRVVVNETYAPLTFYDANGNFRGITADLLELIRLRTGLRFEIVRASSSSDMMNQVAQGQADMIGAMVSSDERGDRFSFSRPYIDNSFVLITRKGEKAPTYLEQMDNLHIAVIQGSPILQWLRREHPDIVIVEIDNPFQALDMLATGKVEGAVTSLLSANYFLSSGVFEGQLQITATVGEDPALISMATSRNARELSSILDKALASIAPQDLAIINNRWRSYTPVGGNWHNYQRLIYQILAGAGLLLLGLLVWNAYMRRQIKQRETAERALGDQLEFMSALVNGTPHPIYVRDREGLLRMCNDSYLDVFEARREDIIGKSATEGVLSNAFEASEYAADYKRVMASGTPLILDRTLHIGERRLTIYHWILPFRDSLAQVQGIIGGWIDISERRRLIEELQSAKEQADDANRAKSTFLATMSHEIRTPMNAVIGMLELALKRADQGVLERSAIEVAYSSAKDMLDLIGDILDIARIESGRLTLSPERANLRQLVESVTRVFESLARQKKLSLVLELDSRANTDVLIDPLRFKQILSNLISNAIKFTQQGQVSVTLKAEKGSSSQQLHLSVTVQDSGIGISAEDQRRLFEPFAQADNQARMARTGAGLGLVICRSLCQMMGGTLTLNSEPGRGTQVHMTLDLTTLEPLAIATPVEEASLPPGTPLNILIVDDHPANRLLLCQQLGFLGHHCEVAEQGAQGLENWLAGSFDLVVADCNMPVMNGYDLTRAIRAHEQSKNLVPCIVWGFTANALPEEIQRCLEAGMDDCLFKPIGLTTLSERLAKIPVRSAPAAPFNLNSLSNLTAGRAEMMQRLLTQLLHSSREDRKALGDLMTRGDHKNIGEMAHRIKGAARIIGASRVIESCEALEHACSPGTEPHVLEACHKELNAAMLDLEEALISQQPEDREQEEKGKQQ, from the coding sequence ATGCCCAAGCGCTTGAAAAACTTTCTGATACTGGCAACGAGCATATGTCTAGGCTGGGGTACATATACCAACCTTGAGGCAGCAGACCACTACACGCTGCTCGGCCGCTCAAACCCGGCTCACATGGATGTGAAGCTAGACGCCGCCCAGTGGCAATGGGTGCGCAGCAAGCGTGAACTGATCCTCGGCACCTCGGCACCGGATTACCCGCCCTTCGACATCACCATTTCCGGCAATGACTACGAAGGCATCACGGCCGATTACGCCAGCATCATATCCCGGGCACTGGACCTCCCCCTCAAGGTCCAGCGTTTCGAAAACCGCGAGGCCGCGATGAACGCCCTCATAACCGGCCAGATAGACCTGCTGGGCAGCGCCAATGGCTTTGAGGCCATGGACCGCTCTATCAGGCTTTCAACACCCTACGCCGTGGACCAACCCGTCCTGCTGGTACGCACAGGCGATACCCGCTCACTGACAGATGGCCTCAAGGGCATGCGCCTGAGCATGGTCTATCACTATCTGCCACTGGCCGATGTCAAGGCGCTGTACCCCGAAGCCATCCTGCAGACCTACCCCTCTTTCCAGAACGCCATCAATGCCGTGGCCTTCAATCAGGCCGATGTCTTTCTCGGCGACACCATTTCCACGCAATACATCATCAACAAGGGCTATCTGAACAATGTGAAAATGGCCAGTTTCGGCAAGCACGAAGCCAACGGCTTCAGCTTTGCCACAAACCACGAAAACACCCAGTTGCTGGACATTGTCAACCAGACACTCAAGGCCATCCCGGTGGATGAGCGCATCGACATCTCCAAGCGCTGGGGCGCTGGCAGCGACATGCTGCTGACCGACCAGAAGCTGCAACTGACACAACGCGAGGAGCGCTGGATTACCCGGCATCCCACAGTACGGGTCGTAGTCAACGAAACCTATGCACCCTTGACCTTCTATGATGCCAACGGCAATTTCCGTGGCATCACTGCCGACCTGCTTGAGCTGATACGCCTGCGTACCGGCCTGCGATTCGAGATCGTAAGGGCATCCAGCTCAAGCGACATGATGAATCAGGTTGCTCAGGGTCAGGCCGACATGATCGGAGCCATGGTGTCGAGCGACGAGCGTGGAGACCGGTTCAGCTTCAGTCGCCCCTACATCGACAACTCCTTTGTCCTGATCACCCGCAAGGGTGAAAAAGCCCCGACCTATCTGGAACAGATGGACAACCTGCATATCGCGGTCATCCAGGGCAGCCCGATACTGCAATGGCTGCGACGCGAACACCCCGATATCGTCATCGTGGAAATAGACAATCCATTCCAGGCGCTGGACATGCTGGCCACAGGCAAGGTGGAAGGCGCAGTCACCTCCCTGCTCAGCGCCAACTACTTTCTGTCTTCCGGCGTCTTCGAGGGGCAACTGCAGATCACCGCCACCGTTGGCGAGGACCCTGCCCTGATCTCGATGGCCACCTCACGCAACGCACGGGAACTGAGCTCGATTCTCGACAAGGCACTGGCGAGCATTGCGCCACAGGACCTGGCAATCATCAATAATCGCTGGCGCTCGTATACCCCTGTCGGTGGCAACTGGCACAACTACCAGCGCCTCATCTACCAGATCCTGGCCGGTGCAGGCCTGCTTCTGCTCGGTCTGCTGGTCTGGAATGCCTACATGCGCCGCCAGATAAAACAGCGCGAAACGGCAGAGCGGGCACTGGGCGATCAGCTTGAATTCATGAGCGCGCTGGTCAACGGCACGCCGCACCCGATCTATGTCCGTGATCGGGAAGGCCTGCTGCGCATGTGCAACGACAGCTACCTCGATGTCTTCGAGGCCCGTCGTGAAGACATCATCGGCAAAAGCGCTACCGAAGGCGTACTGAGCAACGCCTTCGAGGCCAGCGAGTACGCCGCCGACTACAAGCGCGTCATGGCCAGCGGCACACCCCTGATTCTCGACCGGACACTGCATATCGGCGAACGCCGGTTGACCATCTATCACTGGATCCTGCCGTTTCGCGACTCCCTGGCCCAAGTCCAAGGCATCATCGGCGGCTGGATCGATATCAGCGAACGCCGCAGGTTGATCGAAGAACTGCAGTCGGCCAAGGAACAGGCCGATGATGCCAACCGGGCAAAGAGCACCTTTCTCGCGACCATGAGCCACGAAATACGCACGCCCATGAACGCAGTCATCGGCATGCTGGAGCTGGCACTCAAACGTGCCGATCAGGGTGTGCTGGAACGCTCTGCCATCGAAGTCGCCTACAGTTCGGCCAAGGACATGCTGGACCTCATCGGCGATATCCTCGATATCGCCCGCATCGAATCCGGACGCCTGACCCTGAGCCCCGAGCGAGCCAATCTGCGGCAACTGGTGGAGTCTGTCACCCGGGTGTTCGAGAGTCTGGCCCGGCAGAAGAAACTGAGCCTGGTGCTGGAGCTCGACAGTCGGGCCAACACCGATGTTCTGATCGACCCGCTGCGCTTCAAACAGATCCTGTCCAACCTGATCAGCAACGCAATCAAGTTCACCCAGCAGGGCCAGGTCAGCGTCACCCTGAAAGCGGAAAAGGGCTCCAGCAGTCAGCAACTGCACCTGAGCGTGACCGTGCAGGACAGCGGGATCGGCATCAGCGCAGAAGATCAGCGGCGTCTGTTCGAGCCTTTTGCCCAGGCCGACAATCAGGCACGCATGGCGCGTACCGGTGCCGGGCTGGGGCTCGTGATCTGCCGCAGCCTCTGCCAGATGATGGGCGGCACCCTGACCCTGAATAGCGAGCCGGGCCGGGGAACCCAAGTGCACATGACTCTGGATCTGACCACCCTGGAACCGCTGGCCATCGCCACGCCAGTGGAAGAAGCCTCACTGCCGCCCGGCACGCCCTTGAACATCCTGATCGTCGACGATCACCCCGCCAACCGGTTGCTGCTTTGTCAGCAACTGGGTTTTCTCGGCCATCATTGTGAAGTGGCCGAACAGGGAGCCCAAGGGCTCGAGAACTGGCTGGCCGGATCGTTCGATCTGGTGGTGGCCGACTGCAACATGCCGGTCATGAATGGCTACGACCTCACCCGCGCCATAAGAGCCCATGAACAGAGCAAAAACCTTGTTCCCTGCATCGTCTGGGGCTTCACTGCCAATGCCTTGCCCGAGGAAATCCAGCGTTGCCTTGAAGCAGGCATGGACGACTGTCTGTTCAAGCCCATAGGCCTGACGACACTCAGCGAGCGACTGGCCAAAATCCCCGTACGCTCTGCACCTGCTGCCCCCTTCAACCTGAACAGTCTCAGCAACCTGACCGCAGGCCGGGCAGAAATGATGCAGCGCCTGCTTACGCAACTGCTGCACAGCAGCCGGGAGGACCGCAAGGCCCTGGGCGACCTCATGACCCGTGGTGACCACAAGAACATTGGCGAAATGGCTCATCGCATCAAGGGTGCAGCGCGAATCATTGGCGCATCGCGGGTGATCGAAAGTTGCGAGGCCCTTGAGCATGCCTGCTCGCCGGGTACTGAGCCCCATGTCCTGGAGGCCTGTCACAAGGAACTGAACGCCGCCATGCTTGATCTCGAAGAGGCGTTGATCAGCCAGCAACCAGAAGATCGCGAGCAAGAAGAGAAAGGGAAGCAACAGTGA
- a CDS encoding YggL family protein → MATNRSRRLRKKLCVDEFQELGFELNLEFKEDLDDEAVDAFLDAFLTEAMDANGLDYVGGDDYGLVCLADRGSVSEEQRAAVEAWLKGRSEVVKVEVSPLLDAWYPEKPINPAA, encoded by the coding sequence ATGGCCACTAACCGCTCCCGTCGTCTGCGCAAAAAGCTCTGTGTGGACGAGTTCCAGGAATTGGGCTTCGAGCTCAATCTGGAATTCAAAGAAGATCTGGATGACGAGGCAGTTGACGCCTTCCTGGACGCTTTCCTGACAGAAGCCATGGACGCGAACGGTCTGGACTACGTTGGCGGCGATGACTACGGTCTGGTTTGCCTGGCTGATCGCGGTTCGGTCAGCGAAGAGCAACGCGCTGCTGTAGAAGCATGGCTCAAAGGCCGCAGCGAAGTAGTCAAGGTTGAAGTCAGCCCGCTGCTGGACGCCTGGTATCCGGAAAAGCCGATCAATCCGGCTGCGTGA
- the dacB gene encoding D-alanyl-D-alanine carboxypeptidase/D-alanyl-D-alanine endopeptidase, whose amino-acid sequence MIKSLRPLLLASFLLPLALPVHAAVINTTLPPKVQQALKASKLNDNALSVVMLPLNGPGTPTVFNADVSVNPASTMKLITTYAALEILGPTHQWRTEFFTDGTLSNGVLQGNLYLKGGGDPKLNMEKLWLLMRDLRANGVQQVTGDLVLDRSHFVQPRLPEFNDDGNDDNKPFLVKPDSLMVNLKALRFVTRNDDGKIRISVEPPIASIRVDNQVKALASKQCTGDVRYNPVPQPDGSVNVTVSGQLGNGCNSQTYLSLLDHPTYAAGAVRAIWQELGGSILGKDRVDVVPGNAKLLAKAFSPDLVEVIRDINKYSNNTMAQQLFLSLGQEFRNDADGDDAKAAQRVIRQWLAKKGITAPHLVMENGSGLSRAERVSAREMAIILQAAWRSPYAAEFMSSMPLVGMDGTMRKRLKRTPLLGEAHIKTGTLNTVRAIAGFSRDSNGNTWAVVAILNDPRPFGASSILDEVLVDLYRQPKLNNSTVSILQP is encoded by the coding sequence ATGATCAAATCTTTGCGTCCACTGCTTCTCGCCTCTTTTCTCCTGCCTCTGGCACTTCCTGTACATGCAGCCGTCATCAACACCACTCTTCCCCCCAAGGTCCAGCAAGCCCTCAAGGCCAGCAAGCTCAACGACAACGCATTGTCGGTGGTGATGCTGCCGCTTAACGGTCCTGGTACCCCGACAGTCTTCAATGCCGATGTTTCCGTGAACCCGGCATCGACCATGAAGCTGATCACCACCTATGCCGCGCTGGAAATCCTCGGCCCGACTCACCAGTGGCGAACCGAATTCTTCACAGACGGCACCCTGAGCAATGGCGTTCTGCAAGGCAACCTGTACCTCAAGGGCGGCGGCGATCCCAAGCTCAACATGGAAAAGCTCTGGTTGCTGATGCGTGACCTGCGCGCCAATGGCGTACAGCAGGTGACGGGCGATCTGGTGCTGGACCGCAGCCATTTCGTGCAGCCTCGACTGCCCGAGTTCAATGATGACGGCAATGACGATAACAAGCCGTTCCTGGTCAAACCCGACTCGCTGATGGTCAACCTCAAGGCCTTGCGCTTCGTCACCCGTAACGATGACGGCAAGATCCGTATTTCTGTCGAGCCGCCCATTGCGAGCATCCGGGTCGACAACCAGGTCAAAGCGCTGGCGTCCAAGCAATGCACTGGCGATGTACGCTACAACCCGGTTCCACAGCCTGATGGCAGCGTCAATGTGACGGTCAGTGGCCAGTTGGGTAATGGTTGCAACTCCCAGACCTACCTTTCGCTGCTCGACCACCCGACCTACGCTGCTGGCGCGGTACGGGCCATCTGGCAGGAACTGGGTGGCAGCATCCTGGGCAAGGACCGTGTCGATGTCGTGCCGGGCAATGCCAAGCTGCTGGCCAAGGCATTCTCGCCGGATCTGGTTGAAGTGATCCGCGACATCAACAAATACAGCAACAACACCATGGCGCAACAACTGTTCCTGAGCCTGGGACAAGAGTTTCGCAATGATGCAGACGGCGATGACGCAAAGGCCGCACAGCGGGTGATCCGTCAGTGGCTGGCGAAAAAAGGCATTACCGCACCGCATCTGGTCATGGAGAACGGCTCGGGCCTTTCCCGTGCCGAGCGCGTCAGCGCCCGTGAAATGGCAATCATCCTGCAGGCCGCATGGCGCAGCCCATACGCTGCCGAGTTCATGAGTTCAATGCCTCTGGTGGGCATGGACGGCACCATGCGCAAGCGCCTGAAACGCACGCCACTGCTGGGCGAAGCCCATATCAAGACCGGTACGCTGAATACAGTGCGGGCCATTGCCGGCTTCAGCCGTGACAGCAATGGCAATACCTGGGCGGTGGTGGCGATTCTCAACGACCCACGTCCGTTTGGTGCGTCATCGATTCTGGACGAGGTGCTGGTGGATCTGTATCGCCAACCGAAACTGAACAACAGTACGGTTTCCATCCTGCAGCCCTGA